A window of Bacillota bacterium genomic DNA:
AAAGCGTAGCATTGGGATCAGGCCTCCTTTCTAAGCGCAGTCTCACAAAATCTGGGTACTGATCCACTATCTCTTTGAGTCCACCAAGCAACGTCTGCAAAAGCAAATCTGCAGCGTGCTTCTCCCCCGGGGATAGGGCCCCATAGTTGTCAATCCGACAAAACAACTCCCCCGGTCCCTGTCGGACAGTGGGGTTCAAGCCCACCTGCTCGATAAGGCCTTTGGTCACAGTCAAAGTCAAGGCAGAAACTGCGGCACAAACTATGTCATAGCCTCGCTCAGCATAGCCGCTGTGACCTGCCGCGTGAAAACCAATTAGCTCTCCCCGGGGGCTATGGAAAAATTCAACGGTAATCAT
This region includes:
- a CDS encoding ribosomal-processing cysteine protease Prp, producing the protein MITVEFFHSPRGELIGFHAAGHSGYAERGYDIVCAAVSALTLTVTKGLIEQVGLNPTVRQGPGELFCRIDNYGALSPGEKHAADLLLQTLLGGLKEIVDQYPDFVRLRLERRPDPNATL